The following proteins come from a genomic window of Leptospira bandrabouensis:
- a CDS encoding DUF6597 domain-containing transcriptional factor — MVKEKGKPTRGVLRQTKANRITKHNRFFANGRLDFFIEHYWTVSWDLGNEEPYLAETLPYPSVHIVFEKGNSKLFGVTKGRFSTLLQGKGSVFGIKFRPGGFYPFFQKNISTLTDKTIPVSDLTLENIDSLETKIFETEAEENRIKIIETWLENILPEQDPKILLINNIIDKIKEDRTIQSVNQITKLFSISLRGLQRLFREYVGVSPKWVIQRFRIQEVAERMEKDKTIHYAEMALDLGYYDQAHFIKDFKNTIGLSPEEYLKTII, encoded by the coding sequence ATGGTGAAGGAAAAAGGAAAACCTACTCGGGGAGTACTACGTCAAACCAAAGCCAACCGAATCACTAAACACAATCGTTTTTTTGCCAATGGAAGATTAGATTTTTTCATTGAACACTATTGGACTGTTAGCTGGGATTTGGGAAACGAAGAACCTTATCTTGCAGAAACTCTTCCCTACCCAAGCGTACACATTGTATTCGAAAAAGGGAATTCAAAATTATTTGGAGTCACCAAAGGTAGATTTTCTACTTTATTACAAGGAAAAGGATCCGTATTCGGAATCAAATTTAGGCCGGGAGGTTTTTATCCTTTCTTCCAAAAAAACATATCCACTCTCACAGATAAAACCATTCCCGTTTCAGATCTTACCTTAGAAAATATTGATTCTCTCGAAACAAAAATCTTTGAAACGGAAGCAGAGGAAAATAGAATTAAAATCATAGAAACTTGGTTAGAAAATATACTACCAGAACAGGATCCAAAAATATTATTAATCAATAACATAATAGATAAAATCAAAGAAGATAGGACTATCCAATCCGTAAATCAAATCACAAAACTCTTTTCAATCAGTCTTCGTGGTTTACAAAGACTTTTTCGAGAGTATGTAGGTGTCAGTCCCAAATGGGTCATCCAACGATTTCGAATCCAAGAAGTGGCGGAACGAATGGAAAAGGACAAAACCATCCACTATGCAGAAATGGCTTTAGACCTTGGATATTATGATCAGGCACATTTCATAAAAGATTTTAAAAATACCATTGGATTAAGCCCTGAAGAATATTTGAAAACCATAATTTAA